In Acidobacteriota bacterium, the genomic window ATCTTCTTCTTGAAAATCAACCCGACGAACCGGAAGATGAGGAGGTGGACTCCGACGACCTGGCTCCTGAAACTGATTCGAAGCCCAGAGGCTCGCGAACCGAAAAAGTACTAAAAAGCGTCGCTGCTTTCACAGTATTTCTTTTTCTGATGGGGGTAGCTATTACCTGGTTTTTCGGTATGGGATTCTTCGCCACGCAGAAACCACATTCCGTGAACCGCACCGGCGAGAAAGATACGTTGTCTGCTCCGATGACTGAGGATGAAAAGCTCAAAGCGGCTCTAACGATGGTCGCCTCTAAAGAACCCAGTATTAGCAAAGACTCTGTAGCTAACCAGACGCCCGAGATAATGACGGTTGAGGAAACCCGAAACAAACGCCGGCCGACCCGGCGATATCGTTTCTATGGCAGACTCACGATCTGGAGGAGCCCCGCCCACTAATATCGGCACTAGTATCTCGTCCCAGGAAACAAACAGGCCCCGGGACGAAACTTCGGAAACTAGGAACAAAGACGATCGGCCGCGTGTGAAATGGCCCTCAACTCACACAGCCGAATACATCTATCGAGCCTGTGGGTCGATCGCTTTTCTTCGGAATAACCAAAGCAAGAAATGACGCGACTCCTGTTCAAAATGCATCTTCGGGAAATCTCGCTACCGATCCTAAGAAGGCAAAGAGCAGTGGCCAGATACCTTTCGGGACGTTGCTTCCCGTCCGACTGATTGGAGCTATTTACACACTCAGAAGTTCTGGCGGTGTCGTTCGCATGGAGCTGACGCAGCCGATTGAAGGCAAGGGATACTCATACCGTGCGGGCACAATGCTTATTGGCAATCTGCGAGGCGGCGAATCCGTCCGAGCTTTCGTCAATATTGTCGGGCTTATCGATCCGGCCTCTGGTGAACTGGTGAAATTCAGCGGTGAACTTATGGGAACAGACGGTGCTTCCGGCATCAAGGGAAACAGGAAGAGGATCACCGGAAAATGGGCGCGATTCTTTCGGGGCTTGAAGGAAACTGCCGGGTCGATATTGGGCTCGGTCGGTTCATTCCGTTCAGGTGGAACTATTGTCCTTTCCGAACCGCTTCGTCGTGGATCGGAAAGGCTGTCCGAGGACACCAGCGAGTCACTATTTGGAACCGAACGCGAGGACACATTCCTGGAAGTTTTAGCAGGAACCAGCGGGTACGTTCTTGTGACCCAACTGCCCGAACCGACAACATCAATGACCGCCACAGCGACGGGAGCAGATAAGGAATGATCCTTTTGACAAAAGCCGACCTCAGATAAACCCCCGGAAACTCGTATCAATGGGACGTGAAGCCGATCTATTTGATCTGATGGCTCGCAACGGATATGTACCCGATGAACCAGTATTCGAGGATTTTTGCGAAAGCTTAAAATCCGGTCGTGCATGGCTGATATCGGGAACAAGAGGCAGCGGAAAGACTGCTTTTCCGGAAGCACTAGCTGCAGCCTGCAATCTTTCTACGTGCGTCGTGGCCGGTCGGGATGGTTTGAAGCAGGAAGAGATCCTTTATGACTGGGACGGCGAGGAGCAGGAAGTTTGGATGAGAGAACACCTTGCTCTCGCAAAACGGCTGCCAGTCGAAGAGCAGGCCGGGTTTCTCGACAACGCTCGGCGATCTAAATGGCAGCGCCGATTTCTGATTCTTGGTGAAGTTGGAATGGCCTATGACCTTGCAGCAATCGCTGCATCTAGCACTCCAAGAAAACCGCCGCCGGTCTTGATCCTTGATGAAAGCGATAAATTTGGAGCGAGCATAGAAGATTCCCTTCTTATGCCGCTCGAACGCGGACTCATCTACATTCCCCGATACGAAGGCGGAACCATCGGCATTTCCGATTGGCAGTCAAGACCTATAGTTATCACGACCTCAAACGATCTTCGACATAAACTCAGTTCGCCGTTTATTTCGAGACACGTCTATAGCCGTTTCTCAAGCCCGTCACTGGAGAAGGAACTTGAGATCTTATCCACGAGAAACAGAAACGCCACATCAGTCCAGTTGGCTCTCACAACCAAGCTGATCGATGCCGTTCGCGGCATCGCGGGTTTGGAGGATCATCCGAGCGTTCGTGAATCGATCGACATAGTTGCCGCATTCGAGCGGGACTCGATCGAATCGCTGAATCCGAAAAGCCTTGTTCGGTATTTCTGTTATTTCGTAAAGACGGGTTCATCCCGAGAACTGCTCACTCTTCAGCTCGACTATCTTCTCGCGATGATTAACGCTTTCCACCCGGATATCGATTCGTGGCTTGCCTCACGAGATTCCAATTGGAAGCTTCGGTGGCCGCAACTATCCGGTTCTTCAATATGAATAAATCAGAAAGCAAATTGGGTCTGTATTCGAGGATCAAAAAAAGGCTCGGAACGATCAGCCAAACAGTCGATCTTTCGCGCCAGGTTGGCGTTCTAGTAGTCCTTTGCTTTGTCGGAATATACGGAACTTTCAGAATCCTATCGCCTCAGAACGAAGCGGCCCAAGTCAGATTTATCGAAACTCGCGGCAGTGAACCTGAACAGCATTCGTCGACGGCCGAATCGCAAATAAAAAACCCTTTTTCCGGCCCGGAGTATGACAGCGCTGTAAGACTGAGGGAAGCCTCCGCATTGGGGATGGCGGTCTCGTTGTCGGTGTTGTCCTTGAATACGGAAACCGGGAAACTGCCGGGCAGTGTTGCAGAGATTACGAGACATCTTGAGAGGGCTCGCCTACTACCGCCTGGTATTCACTCTAAGAATGGGACCATTGTTTCCGAACAGAGCACATTCCAAATCGCATATCGGCGCGAACCTCTTTCATTTGAAGTTCTCGCTATCCCGAGATCTGATCAAGGCTCTCAACTGCTTTTCCGATTTCCGCTGCCGCAAAGCGAACCTAACACAGTTCTTTACTTTGAAGCTCTCCGCGATAAAGCAATCCCGGCCGCTCTATCGACCACGGAACAACTGAGTGCCTCAGGATGGAAGATCCGGCACTGGCGGGGAGATGTGATGTCGCTTAACTCCGCGACCATCGATTCGCTTAAGGAGCAAAGTGCTTTTTTACTAAATGCACTATAGGTAATTACGATATGTTTTCTCGAGAATGGATTGAGAAATTCGACGCTTCCTATGGGATACCACGGAAAGCCAACGAGCAATATTTGCCGTCGTATCAGGCATTTTGGCAATGGTCTGCGGATATTGGAATGTGTCTGTTCTTCATCACATTGGGGCTACTCGGATCATTACTTTGCTTGTATGCAGGAATCCTATTGGACGTCTATGGGCTGATCACTTTGGTCTTTTGGGCGATGGCATTGATATGTGTCGCTGGCTCATTTGTAGATGCGTACTCGCTGATGTGGGCCTACCGCGTCCGACGAATGAGTACCGCCCACGGCTCTGCGAGGTGGGCGAAGGCCTCTGACTTGATCCGCTGTGGTCTGATGAACCGGATCAAAGGACTGCCGTTACCCGCAAATGCGCTTCCCCTTGCAAAAGCCTTTCGTGGCCGCGATGTTTTTCTTCCCGCGAGCCAGTGGCTCCGCCACTTTGTCATGTTCGGCCCAACCGGATCCGGCAAATCAAAAACCTTCTTCATGTCGATGATCCGGGCGATCCTTAAGAAGTCATCGTGTCTGGTTTACGACCCAAAGGGTGAGCTTTTTGCCCAGACTGCCAAATCAGCCAAAACGATCTATCGTTTGGACCTCAACGACCCGACAAAAAGCGATCGATGGAACTTCATTCCCAAATGTAGAAACGATCCGGCTTTTGCATGTCAGATTGCCGGAATGATGATCGGGATCGAAGGCCGCCGCCGCACGAATGCCGATCCGTTCTGGGGCGATGCCGAACAAATAGCATTGACCGCGATCTTGTTGCACATATCAGAGGTTTATCGCGAGAAAGCGATTCCCGCGTTTGCAGCAGACTTTCTTCTATTTCTTAGCGGTGAAAGCGATGAGGCTTTCAACGATGCGATGATGAATTCGCCTAGTCTGTACGCAAAACAGGCTTACCTGGCTTTTCGACAGGCACCGGTGCAGACCCGTGGCTCGATTCTGATCGGTCTGTATAACAAGTTGCGACCGTTTACTCTTGCTCCTGCCCGGATGGTTACTTCCCCGCCAGCCAAGGATGAAACTGCACTAGGTTGCCGGGTGATAGACTTTTCAGATCTTCGCGAATCCGGAACTGCTGTTTACCTGGTTGTTTCGGAAGGAGCTGCGGACGTGTACAAGGAACTGATAGCAACCTTCATCGGACAGGCCGTTATGGAAATGAGACTTGATGGTGTTAATGAACCGGAGTTTCCTTGTTTTGTCCTTATTGACGAGGCCTATCAGTTGAACGTTTCCGAAGTGAAGCGAATCTCAGGCATCGGCCGAGGTCGTGGCGTGGGATTAGGTCTCGGATATCAGGACCTGCCTCAGATGTATGACCAATATGGACGAGAGCAGGCGAACGCGATTCTTGGAACCATAATGACCAAGATATTTCTCCCCGGCCTAGACGACGTGACCGCTGATTACGCATCAAAGCAGCTTGGCGATACAACGATCTTTTCAAAGACCTTTCAGGACTATCCGGGGAAGAAGCAGGACAATACAAGATATGCCGAGCAAAAACGTGCTCTTATGCTGCCGACCGAGATCCGGCAGACAGCTGCCCATTCAGAAGTTCTAATAATAAGCGACACTGCACCGCCAATTCGCGCAGCTTACCCTCCGTTCGCGGTGTCAAATGAAATGTATCTTGCTCCCAACAAAGGGGCCCCGAAAGAAGTTCATCTGGGCGATATAGACGCACAATTCTCGCTTTCTGGTGATGCTGGGAAAGTTAAACTGACAGATCCCGAAAGGACTTCGTTAAAAGAAATAATTTCAGCCGGTGTTGACAGAGTGTTGTCCAGTGAAAGAATTGCGGAGTTAGTTGGATCGTCACCAAGCGAAACCGAATCTGATTTTCTGCTCGATGTAGAATCCGCCGAGAACTCCGATTTGATTAAGAATGCCCTGCACCGCCTTCCTGAGGATGTGCGATTCATGACGACTTCCGCCCCCGTCAGTCAACTTTCGCAAATTTAGATCCATGTTAAACCGACTCAAGATATCACTCATCCTGGCGCCGCTCGCGTTAATGATGCTGGTTGGCGTGTATATCTATTCCCTTTGGTCCGAGGATCGAGATCGCCGTGCTGAAATTCCTTTTGATGCGACTCAAGTAATGAATAGAGATCTACTAAAATTTCATCAGAAGCGGGGATCGTTCCCCGAAAAGTTAGAGGATCTCGAAGGTATAGTTTGGGAGAAGAAAGAAAGAAATTACGTATCGCATGGCCGCTCGATGATACATAGAAATTACTTTTACATGTATTCAAAGATTGGTCCCCATCGATTTACTCTCTGGGCCGTACCAATTGGCAAAGTGCGTGACGAAGCATTGACACTCTTTCTGGTCGGAACTCCTACTTCGGACAGAACGTGGAAAGGCCCAGCATTGCCAATTCCTGATATTGAGAACCTGTCCGCCGCCCCTTCGTCAAACAACCTAATCATGTTGGGTCTTGTCGAGCAACCGAATACCCGACAGGAGTCGAAATCAAAGTGAGAACATTAGCGGAATCATTTCAGAATGCGTTCCGCTGCTAACCAAAGGGTTGTAAGTTCGAGTCTTACCTGCGGAGCCAATTAACTTAACACGTTACGGGTATCGAATGTCGTTACCCGTTTTGTTTTTCTCCAATAATTTCCTCTCCGAAACAGCACAGTAACAGACGGAACATCCATGCAACAGTTCGCCTTCCAAATGCATATCGACACGCTGATTGCCTTGGGGCAAAAAAAGCGCGATTGCCGCTTCTGCACCGAGGTGCCTTACTGACTGCCGAACACCACAGTCGAGACCTCGTATGCTGAACCCGATCCCCCTGGATCTGAGTGGAGGTGGTTCTCATGCAGAAAGTTAGAAGAATGATTGGCAACTGGCGCATTTACTTGGGTCAGACGTCTCTGCGATTCGAATGAGGATACTTTTTTCAACCTCGGTTTGACATTGCTTTAACAGTAGTATTTAATGCCGGAAACATTGTGATTGAGCCGCCTCACTGGCATTATCTAAGGAACCGGCTTTCTTGATTGCACTTGTTATTTGCAAATGCTGGCTTTGAACTCCCGAATCGAAAGACTCCTCACAAGAGAAATCCCTTCGCCTGTTCCCAAGCCGCATTAGTTTTTCCATTTACACATACTTATTGGAGAGCCCATGTCCAAGAAGACACTACGAAACAGCGTTGTTGAGGCCAAAGATCTCGGACGATCGGATCAACCGTCTCATATTTTAGAGCCAACGGACCAACTCGCTGAACCTCGACGCCAGAAATTCGCCCGGATCGCAACGTTTGTGCGTTCGCATCTGGTCCTGATCGGAGTGATTGTTGTTTTGCCCCTGGTCGGCATCGGCATATTTGCAAAGAGCGGGTGGCTGCCAAGCACGGATCCTCTAAACGGCCAGCGGACCGGCTGGTTTGGCAAGGCATTGCCAAAGAATGCTTCGAGCAGTTGGAACCCCTTCGCGGCACCACTTCCTACGCCAACACCGCAGCTTAGCAAAGAGTACGTGTACGCTGGTTCACGAATGCTGGCTGTAGTCGATGCCAACGCCAACGAGACTCCGCCGGCGGATCTTGCGGTTTGGCGGCCGTCAAGCGGGACCTGGTACGTTTACAACCTCGTGACCTCGGCCTGGACATCTTACGCTTGGGGCAACAGCACCGACACGCCCGTCCAGGGCGATTTCGACGGAGACGGCAAGACCGACTTTGCTGTGTTCAGGCCTTCGACCAACGTCTGGTGGATCGCGACCTCCGGCAACAGCAGCTATTACACGGTGACTTTCGGTGCCAGCGGCGATATACCCGCGGTTGCCGACTTCGACGGTGACGGCAGGACGGACGTTGCGGTCTTCCGGCCTTCGACAGGAGTCTGGTACATCTCCAGATCATCCGACAGCGGTACGACGACAGTGACCTACGGCGTCAACAACGACATCCCGACACCGAGGGACTATGACGGCGACGGCAAAGCCGACATCAGCGTCTGGCGGCCCTCTGCCACTTCCTTCTACACACTCCGAAGCTCCGACACGACCACACAGCAGGTGACA contains:
- a CDS encoding AAA family ATPase — translated: MGREADLFDLMARNGYVPDEPVFEDFCESLKSGRAWLISGTRGSGKTAFPEALAAACNLSTCVVAGRDGLKQEEILYDWDGEEQEVWMREHLALAKRLPVEEQAGFLDNARRSKWQRRFLILGEVGMAYDLAAIAASSTPRKPPPVLILDESDKFGASIEDSLLMPLERGLIYIPRYEGGTIGISDWQSRPIVITTSNDLRHKLSSPFISRHVYSRFSSPSLEKELEILSTRNRNATSVQLALTTKLIDAVRGIAGLEDHPSVRESIDIVAAFERDSIESLNPKSLVRYFCYFVKTGSSRELLTLQLDYLLAMINAFHPDIDSWLASRDSNWKLRWPQLSGSSI
- a CDS encoding type IV secretory system conjugative DNA transfer family protein; the encoded protein is MFSREWIEKFDASYGIPRKANEQYLPSYQAFWQWSADIGMCLFFITLGLLGSLLCLYAGILLDVYGLITLVFWAMALICVAGSFVDAYSLMWAYRVRRMSTAHGSARWAKASDLIRCGLMNRIKGLPLPANALPLAKAFRGRDVFLPASQWLRHFVMFGPTGSGKSKTFFMSMIRAILKKSSCLVYDPKGELFAQTAKSAKTIYRLDLNDPTKSDRWNFIPKCRNDPAFACQIAGMMIGIEGRRRTNADPFWGDAEQIALTAILLHISEVYREKAIPAFAADFLLFLSGESDEAFNDAMMNSPSLYAKQAYLAFRQAPVQTRGSILIGLYNKLRPFTLAPARMVTSPPAKDETALGCRVIDFSDLRESGTAVYLVVSEGAADVYKELIATFIGQAVMEMRLDGVNEPEFPCFVLIDEAYQLNVSEVKRISGIGRGRGVGLGLGYQDLPQMYDQYGREQANAILGTIMTKIFLPGLDDVTADYASKQLGDTTIFSKTFQDYPGKKQDNTRYAEQKRALMLPTEIRQTAAHSEVLIISDTAPPIRAAYPPFAVSNEMYLAPNKGAPKEVHLGDIDAQFSLSGDAGKVKLTDPERTSLKEIISAGVDRVLSSERIAELVGSSPSETESDFLLDVESAENSDLIKNALHRLPEDVRFMTTSAPVSQLSQI
- a CDS encoding VCBS repeat-containing protein, translated to MSKKTLRNSVVEAKDLGRSDQPSHILEPTDQLAEPRRQKFARIATFVRSHLVLIGVIVVLPLVGIGIFAKSGWLPSTDPLNGQRTGWFGKALPKNASSSWNPFAAPLPTPTPQLSKEYVYAGSRMLAVVDANANETPPADLAVWRPSSGTWYVYNLVTSAWTSYAWGNSTDTPVQGDFDGDGKTDFAVFRPSTNVWWIATSGNSSYYTVTFGASGDIPAVADFDGDGRTDVAVFRPSTGVWYISRSSDSGTTTVTYGVNNDIPTPRDYDGDGKADISVWRPSATSFYTLRSSDTTTQQVTFGNDGDTPVSADFDGDGKANYAVRHNAGWIIMNASWTSTTTTTPTGDAAGDIPVANDFDGDGKVDIAVWRNSSGDWYIRKSGSSNTLRQEHWGMADDIPVPAYFRR